One Lactobacillus sp. ESL0785 DNA window includes the following coding sequences:
- a CDS encoding DEAD/DEAH box helicase family protein: protein MASKKDKKVKALPLLEKAKNSINGLMFDLPDFGYLQDNLKHDLRGYQRNALLHLYWSQAQENTNDPYNQLMFNMATGSGKTDVMAAAILYLFHEHGFQNFIFVSNTTAVVNKTRDNFLNSASSKYLFSSPIIIDGEHVDIKDVESFPVEQESNTIYLKLTTIQTLSNELNDPEENGLTYENLANFKIVILADEAHHFNVNTKNTSKEAKIERSWESVLDKIRNSNKANIQLEFTATIDIDKPEVYEKYKNKIIFKYDLDQFMEEGYSKKVFRLQANTENNSKLLNAVLLNEYRKRIAIKLGIADFKPVMLVKSNRISTSKQVERDFLNMMEELSSEYLKNFIDENKKLNSSSVALRNTYNYWLTQDLTKAVAEFQQDFNLQTTINVNEGGQKGLLSDERDFKNLNSLEDINNPFRIIFAVAKLTEGWDVLNLYDIVRVSEAKESLTMNSTNAEAQLVGRGARYYPFIYQNKKSYTRRFDSDSFERQLLETLYYHTINNSKYIDNLNKSFDKMDLIVNKDSDYNIYSAKVKKSFVRTDFYQQGNLYYNQVKKVPDSDYKTIGDYGIKKSTLDIDYNLSTTESNLHDKFYSGVSESNIRYDLVADFSNFKDYRLIKRAMSRNKFYRFSVMKKYLPMIKSIREFMTSSNWLGNLRVQAKVPDEYDKDLTQIDKLHVLDKALQIIQRNIARNYQKERGTNKFVPIAVKDVVKDYNKAIPNYSNKVVSEIIKPKNMLKREWFPYDHAIADKLELSLINRVGSWIDELKQKHKNVYFIRNEETIAKWSLHEFEDRDIKHYEGYMPDFILVLDDGNVMYQVYMEPKGDQLLERDAWKQDLLESIKPENIEIIGETRDVRLYGVKFYTKFYTTDDGRNVYEELKQKNLIN from the coding sequence ATGGCTTCAAAAAAAGATAAAAAAGTTAAGGCACTTCCCTTACTTGAAAAAGCTAAAAACTCAATTAATGGATTAATGTTTGACTTACCAGACTTTGGTTATCTGCAAGATAATCTTAAACATGATTTACGTGGTTATCAAAGGAATGCATTACTGCATTTATACTGGTCACAGGCACAGGAAAATACCAATGATCCTTATAATCAATTAATGTTTAATATGGCTACTGGTTCTGGTAAAACAGACGTAATGGCAGCGGCTATTTTATATCTATTTCATGAACATGGTTTTCAAAATTTTATTTTTGTGTCTAATACTACTGCGGTTGTAAATAAAACTAGAGATAATTTTTTAAATTCAGCTTCTTCTAAGTATTTATTTTCTTCACCTATAATTATTGATGGCGAACATGTAGATATTAAGGATGTCGAATCTTTTCCTGTAGAACAAGAAAGCAATACTATTTATTTAAAGCTTACTACTATTCAAACTTTATCTAATGAATTAAATGATCCTGAAGAAAATGGCTTAACTTATGAAAATTTAGCTAATTTTAAAATAGTTATCCTTGCTGATGAAGCGCATCATTTTAATGTGAATACTAAAAATACTAGCAAAGAAGCAAAAATTGAACGTTCTTGGGAATCTGTATTAGATAAAATTAGAAATTCTAATAAAGCTAATATACAGTTGGAATTCACAGCAACTATTGATATTGATAAACCAGAAGTTTATGAAAAATATAAAAATAAGATTATTTTTAAATATGACCTAGACCAGTTTATGGAAGAAGGCTATTCTAAAAAAGTTTTTAGGCTGCAAGCTAATACTGAAAACAATTCTAAGTTACTTAATGCGGTTTTGTTAAACGAATATCGCAAAAGGATTGCAATCAAATTAGGCATAGCTGATTTTAAACCAGTTATGCTTGTGAAATCGAATCGAATAAGTACTTCCAAGCAAGTGGAAAGAGATTTCTTAAATATGATGGAGGAGTTATCGTCTGAATATTTAAAAAACTTTATTGACGAAAATAAGAAACTTAATTCTAGTAGTGTAGCACTGAGGAATACGTATAATTATTGGTTAACACAGGATTTAACTAAAGCTGTAGCAGAATTTCAACAAGATTTTAATTTACAAACTACAATTAATGTCAATGAAGGTGGACAAAAAGGTCTTCTTTCAGATGAAAGAGATTTTAAAAACCTTAATAGTCTAGAAGATATTAATAACCCATTTAGAATAATTTTTGCAGTTGCTAAATTAACCGAGGGTTGGGATGTTTTAAATTTATATGACATTGTTAGAGTGTCTGAAGCAAAAGAATCTTTGACGATGAATTCCACTAATGCAGAAGCGCAGTTAGTTGGACGAGGAGCAAGATACTACCCATTTATTTATCAGAATAAAAAATCATATACTAGAAGATTTGATAGTGATTCTTTTGAACGACAACTTTTAGAAACTTTGTATTACCATACGATCAATAATTCTAAGTATATAGATAACCTTAATAAATCGTTTGACAAGATGGATTTGATTGTTAATAAGGACAGTGATTACAATATTTATTCGGCGAAAGTTAAAAAGTCATTTGTAAGAACGGATTTTTATCAACAAGGCAATTTATACTACAATCAAGTTAAAAAAGTGCCAGATAGTGATTATAAAACCATTGGTGATTACGGTATTAAGAAATCAACTCTAGATATAGACTATAATTTATCAACTACAGAAAGTAATTTGCATGATAAATTTTATAGTGGGGTTAGTGAGTCAAACATTAGATATGATCTAGTTGCTGATTTTTCGAATTTTAAAGACTATAGGTTGATAAAACGAGCAATGTCTAGAAATAAGTTTTATCGCTTTTCGGTAATGAAAAAATATTTACCAATGATAAAATCAATTAGAGAATTTATGACTTCAAGTAATTGGTTAGGTAACTTAAGAGTACAGGCTAAGGTACCAGATGAATACGATAAAGATTTAACGCAAATAGATAAATTACATGTTCTTGATAAGGCTTTGCAAATTATCCAAAGAAATATCGCTAGAAATTATCAGAAAGAGCGAGGCACTAATAAATTTGTTCCAATAGCTGTTAAAGATGTTGTAAAGGATTACAATAAAGCAATACCTAATTATTCAAATAAGGTAGTATCTGAAATCATAAAACCTAAGAACATGCTTAAAAGAGAATGGTTTCCGTACGATCATGCTATAGCAGATAAACTCGAATTATCGCTTATTAATAGAGTTGGAAGTTGGATAGATGAATTAAAGCAAAAACATAAAAATGTTTATTTCATTAGAAATGAAGAGACCATTGCTAAATGGTCATTACATGAATTTGAAGATAGAGATATAAAGCATTATGAAGGATATATGCCTGACTTCATTCTTGTATTAGACGATGGCAATGTAATGTATCAAGTATATATGGAACCTAAGGGAGATCAATTGTTAGAACGAGATGCTTGGAAGCAAGATCTTCTTGAGAGTATAAAACCAGAAAATATAGAAATTATTGGTGAAACTCGAGATGTACGCTTGTATGGTGTTAAATTTTATACAAAATTTTATACAACTGATGATGGTCGCAATGTATATGAAGAATTGAAACAGAAAAATCTTATTAATTAA
- the guaA gene encoding glutamine-hydrolyzing GMP synthase has translation MAVKKKISDFDEIIVLDFGSQYNQLITRRLRDFGIYSELLPHDISMAEIKKINPKGIIFSGGPNSIYAEDALKVDPEIFKLGIPILGICYGMQLMSYYLGGKVEPANNSEYGRADIKVEDPSAVLFSDLPAEEYVWMSHGDLVTQAPDGFTTVASSKNCPISAIANNSAKFYGIQFHAEVRNTQYGLDILKNFAFKVCGAKADWSMTDFIEMKIADIHAEVGDKKVILGLSGGVDSSVTATLLHKAIGDQMTAIFVDHGMLRKNEGDEVMAALNRDLGVNIVRVNAKDRFLNKLKGVTDPEQKRKIIGKEFIEVFNEEAQKIPDADFLAQGTLYTDVIESGTNTAQTIKSHHNVGGLPEDMHFKLIEPLRKLFKDEVRDLGEKLGIPHDLVWRQPFPGPGLSIRVLGEVTEDKLALVRDSDAILRDEIKKAGLQEKVWQYFTVLPGIKSVGVMGDGRTYDYTIGIRAVASIDGMTADFARLPWNVLQKISTRIVDEVPNINRVVYDVTSKPPSTIEWE, from the coding sequence ATGGCCGTGAAGAAAAAAATCAGTGACTTTGATGAAATTATTGTTTTAGATTTTGGCAGTCAATATAATCAATTAATAACGCGCCGGCTGCGTGATTTTGGTATTTATTCAGAATTATTGCCACACGACATTAGTATGGCAGAAATTAAAAAGATTAATCCTAAGGGCATTATTTTTTCTGGTGGACCAAATAGTATTTACGCAGAAGATGCGCTAAAAGTTGATCCTGAAATTTTTAAGTTGGGGATTCCGATTTTAGGAATTTGTTACGGGATGCAGCTGATGTCGTACTACTTGGGCGGCAAGGTTGAGCCGGCGAATAATTCAGAATATGGTCGTGCTGATATCAAGGTGGAGGACCCAAGTGCTGTTTTGTTTAGTGATCTGCCAGCAGAAGAATATGTCTGGATGAGTCATGGTGATTTAGTTACACAAGCACCCGATGGCTTCACAACAGTTGCTTCAAGTAAGAATTGTCCAATTTCTGCAATTGCCAATAATTCGGCTAAATTTTATGGTATACAGTTCCATGCCGAAGTGCGCAATACACAATATGGTCTTGATATCTTGAAAAACTTTGCCTTCAAGGTTTGCGGAGCTAAGGCTGATTGGTCAATGACCGACTTTATTGAAATGAAAATTGCTGATATTCATGCAGAAGTTGGCGATAAAAAAGTGATTCTGGGCCTGTCTGGCGGCGTTGACTCTAGTGTGACTGCGACACTACTCCACAAGGCAATTGGTGACCAAATGACTGCAATTTTTGTTGATCATGGCATGCTGCGCAAAAACGAGGGCGACGAGGTCATGGCAGCTCTTAACCGTGACTTAGGGGTGAATATCGTTCGTGTTAACGCTAAAGACCGCTTCTTAAATAAGCTCAAAGGTGTTACTGATCCTGAACAAAAGCGCAAAATCATTGGTAAGGAGTTCATTGAAGTCTTCAATGAAGAAGCACAAAAAATCCCTGATGCTGACTTTTTGGCTCAGGGAACTTTATATACTGATGTGATTGAGAGTGGGACTAATACTGCACAAACAATAAAGTCACACCATAATGTCGGCGGCTTGCCGGAAGATATGCACTTTAAATTAATTGAGCCTTTGCGTAAGTTATTTAAGGACGAGGTGCGTGACTTAGGTGAAAAATTAGGTATTCCGCATGATCTAGTTTGGCGGCAGCCATTTCCGGGTCCAGGACTGAGCATTCGCGTTTTGGGTGAAGTAACTGAAGATAAGCTGGCATTAGTGCGCGATAGTGATGCCATTTTACGGGACGAAATCAAAAAAGCTGGACTGCAAGAAAAGGTCTGGCAATACTTTACTGTTCTGCCAGGCATCAAGTCAGTTGGTGTAATGGGCGATGGTCGAACTTATGACTATACAATTGGTATTCGAGCTGTAGCTTCAATTGATGGCATGACGGCGGATTTTGCGCGTTTGCCGTGGAATGTCTTACAGAAGATTTCTACCCGCATTGTTGATGAAGTTCCTAATATTAATCGCGTGGTCTACGATGTCACGAGTAAGCCACCTTCAACAATTGAATGGGAATAA
- a CDS encoding xanthine phosphoribosyltransferase: MKLLEDRIRRDGEVLPGNVLKINSFLNHQVDPELMIACGQEFARRFQNSDITKVLTCEASGIAPGIMAAFELRVPMIFARKKKPSTLNDAVYWADVFSYTKKVTNKICVEQKFLHEDDTLLIIDDFLAHGEAVKGMINIAEQAHAKIAGVGVVVAKTFQGGSDWISDHNYRLEALANITSLADGAVHFAGEE; encoded by the coding sequence GTGAAGTTACTAGAAGATCGCATTAGACGTGATGGTGAAGTTTTACCTGGAAATGTCCTGAAAATCAACTCATTTTTGAATCATCAAGTTGATCCAGAATTGATGATTGCCTGCGGACAGGAGTTTGCCCGCCGCTTTCAAAATAGTGACATTACCAAGGTCTTAACTTGTGAGGCTTCTGGCATTGCACCAGGCATTATGGCAGCGTTTGAATTGCGCGTGCCCATGATTTTTGCCCGCAAGAAGAAGCCGTCAACGCTTAACGATGCAGTTTACTGGGCCGATGTTTTTTCTTATACCAAAAAGGTCACTAACAAAATCTGTGTTGAACAAAAATTCCTGCATGAAGATGACACGCTACTAATTATCGATGACTTTTTAGCTCATGGCGAAGCTGTTAAGGGCATGATTAATATTGCTGAACAGGCTCACGCCAAAATTGCCGGCGTTGGTGTTGTCGTTGCCAAAACTTTCCAAGGCGGCAGTGATTGGATTAGCGACCACAATTATCGCTTAGAAGCTCTGGCTAATATCACTAGCCTAGCTGATGGCGCAGTTCACTTTGCAGGTGAAGAATAA
- a CDS encoding thiamine pyrophosphate-binding protein encodes MLTKSKLWNEFKEWSFDNKMMAGQALAKVLEKWNIDHVYGITADSINNTVDGLYQERDQIKYIQVRHEEVGALAAAADAKLTGKIGVAFGSAGPGSVHMLNGLYDAKMDHVPVLALVGQTSTAFMNTNFFQELNQDPIYADVAQFHKLAANAEQIPSLIDEAIRSAYATKSVSVVVLPDDLSGQEIEYVATKTAALSTTNNEIAAKEADVTAVSAAIKNAKKPVMWLGQGARGSRDAAVQVADKFGLPVLTTAPAVDVFPTDHPNYMGARGRLGTKPAFDVSQDSDLILYVGTNYPFARFLPNDKTIIQVNNNLADLGKQYDADITVLADAKDFLEKLAAVDYQAESTAFLKAAQQDRALWVNWLEKLAADDHDGLRAESVIQAIKNNSAKDAVFGLDVGNNTEWALRQLPFDQEQKYAMSAWYGTMGFGLPAGLAAKLSFTDRQVWTISGDGGYSMVMPDLLTEVKYHLPVVNVVLENKSFGFIGHEKLQAGQAPYGIDLVGADWAKAESMGAIGLTATNLVELNQAMAKIKQLQVNGNDLPIVLDAKILDIDPIDTNVVMTDENVFGTEAIADYRKTYELDAADQPAFSELLAAANK; translated from the coding sequence GGTATTACTGCTGATTCAATTAATAATACAGTTGACGGCTTATACCAAGAACGTGACCAAATTAAGTATATTCAAGTACGTCATGAGGAAGTTGGTGCTTTGGCAGCAGCTGCTGATGCCAAGCTAACTGGTAAGATTGGAGTTGCTTTTGGGTCTGCCGGTCCTGGATCAGTCCATATGTTAAACGGTCTTTACGATGCGAAGATGGATCATGTACCAGTGCTAGCTTTAGTTGGTCAGACTTCAACGGCTTTTATGAATACTAATTTCTTCCAAGAATTGAATCAAGATCCGATTTATGCCGATGTCGCACAATTTCATAAGTTAGCTGCTAATGCTGAGCAAATCCCTAGTCTAATTGATGAGGCAATTCGTTCAGCTTATGCAACTAAGTCAGTATCAGTTGTCGTATTGCCTGATGATCTTTCAGGACAAGAAATTGAATATGTAGCAACTAAGACAGCTGCATTAAGTACAACTAATAATGAAATTGCAGCTAAGGAAGCTGATGTGACTGCTGTTTCTGCCGCAATTAAGAATGCCAAGAAGCCAGTGATGTGGCTAGGTCAGGGTGCACGTGGCAGTCGTGATGCCGCAGTTCAAGTTGCTGATAAGTTTGGATTACCAGTTTTGACTACTGCACCAGCGGTCGATGTCTTTCCTACCGATCACCCTAACTACATGGGTGCACGTGGACGTTTGGGAACTAAGCCTGCCTTTGATGTTTCTCAAGACAGTGACTTAATTTTGTATGTTGGTACTAATTATCCGTTTGCTCGCTTTTTGCCAAATGACAAGACAATTATTCAAGTTAACAACAATTTGGCTGATTTGGGTAAGCAATATGACGCTGATATTACTGTTTTGGCTGATGCGAAAGACTTTTTAGAAAAATTAGCTGCGGTAGATTATCAAGCAGAATCAACTGCATTTTTAAAGGCAGCTCAACAAGACCGCGCTTTATGGGTAAATTGGTTAGAAAAGCTTGCTGCTGATGATCATGATGGTTTGCGTGCTGAAAGTGTAATTCAAGCAATTAAGAATAATTCAGCAAAGGATGCTGTCTTTGGACTGGATGTCGGCAATAATACTGAATGGGCTTTACGGCAATTGCCATTTGATCAGGAGCAGAAATACGCAATGTCAGCTTGGTACGGTACAATGGGCTTTGGTCTGCCAGCAGGTCTTGCTGCTAAGTTATCATTTACTGACCGTCAGGTTTGGACAATTTCTGGTGATGGCGGGTACTCAATGGTAATGCCAGACTTGTTAACGGAAGTTAAGTATCACTTGCCTGTTGTTAACGTGGTTTTGGAGAACAAGTCATTTGGCTTTATCGGTCATGAAAAATTGCAAGCAGGACAGGCACCTTATGGTATTGACTTAGTTGGTGCAGATTGGGCCAAAGCTGAGAGTATGGGTGCAATTGGCTTAACTGCAACTAATTTAGTGGAATTAAACCAGGCAATGGCTAAGATCAAGCAGCTGCAAGTTAATGGCAATGATTTGCCAATTGTTTTGGATGCTAAGATTTTAGATATTGATCCAATTGATACTAACGTTGTCATGACTGATGAGAATGTGTTTGGCACAGAAGCCATAGCTGACTATCGTAAGACCTATGAGTTAGATGCAGCAGATCAACCAGCATTTAGTGAATTGTTAGCTGCCGCAAACAAGTAA